CTCTGTAGTCCGTAAGGGGATGATGATATCGCTGGGCTCCGTGCCCGCGGTGCCGCTGCCTTTGGGGCTGGCCAGGGTGCTGAGGGCCAGGGCCGCCGTCCTCTGCTGTGTGTGCTTCCGGTGACGTTTCCGCAGCTTCAGGAGCAGCACCGTGAGGAAGATgacgaggaggaggaagatgacgCAGCCCGCCCCGATGGCCGCGAACACGGCCACCCGGGAGCTGAAGAAGCCGTCGGCCCCCCCGCCggggctgctgctgctggggCTCCCCGTCTctgcagggggggagggggagagggagacaaaTGCTCAGAGGGGCCCGGGACGACAGCTCCCGGCAGCGCTGGCAGCGCCAGCTGGCTGAGGACCCGGGACACTCACCACGCTTTCCGCCGTTGTCGTCATTAAAAGGGCCCCGCCCTCGGGGGGGCTGTGTCGCCACCTTCACCCTGTTGTCTGTCTCCTTGCTTGGCCGGCTGGTGGTTGGCTGCTCGGGCACCACAGCATTAGGGTCTGGTGACACGGCAAAGAGAGACCGGGGTGGTCAAGAGCCGTGACGGTCTGGGGAGCCCCCCATGGGAAGCTTATGTCCCCCCCCATTCAGTTCAAAAGCGGGCCTACTCACCCTGCTGGACCTTCATGACGATCTTCATGGTCCGTGTGTGGCACACGCCTCCCTCTCGGTTCTCCAGCCCCTCCAAGCTCCCATTGGATGTGGCTGGAACAGAGGGAGAAGGTGAGTTCGAGGCCAGGGAAGCTGGGGCTCCTCAGAAATCCCAGAAGGTCCCAGGGAAAGGGTATAGAGAAGGGAGTCAGCCCCAGGGGGACGCCCCAAGGCTCCCTCGGGGTCGGGGGGACCTCAGCTTCGAGGTTCCATGCTGAGCAGGCAGCTCCGAGAGGCTCCCCTCAACCCCCCTCTGCCCCCAGGGCACAACACATGCCCGGGCCAGGGCCTTCTCAGggcaaggaaggaagagaaacagCAGAAAGCCCCGGGAGGCTACGACACCGGGCCCTGAGCCCGACGGGACTGGGAGCTTGCGGCAAACCGGTGCCTCGGCGAGGCCACAGCTTCCCATGTACCAGCATCGCTGGCCCACCCCCTCCCCCGGCAGACAGAGCCCCTCCCCCTGCACTGCCTGGAGACAAGGTGGGGAGGGGGACCAGCACCCCGGGGCCAAAGCGGGCGAGGAGGGGGCGCCCCGGCGGGGGGGGCACTCACACGTGATGTAGTAGTCCTGCTGCCTCTGGAACTCGAGGCCCATGTGGTTGGGGCTGAACTCCTGGAACTTGATGGTGAAGCGGATCTCCCGCTCGGGCTGGTTGCAGGTGACCAGCACCTTGGGGTTGAGCACCGTGCTGCAGGCCGCGGCCTGCTCCAGCCGCACCAGGTACAGCTTGTAGTACTCGTAGGGCCGGCCGGCCTCCGCCGGGGGGCAGATGATGTCCAGCTTGTCGCCGATCTT
This is a stretch of genomic DNA from Sminthopsis crassicaudata isolate SCR6 chromosome X, ASM4859323v1, whole genome shotgun sequence. It encodes these proteins:
- the EFNB1 gene encoding ephrin-B1 encodes the protein MARPGLRSAGGKWLLGLVLALCRLATPLPKTLEPVSWSSLNPKFLSGKGLVIYPKIGDKLDIICPPAEAGRPYEYYKLYLVRLEQAAACSTVLNPKVLVTCNQPEREIRFTIKFQEFSPNHMGLEFQRQQDYYITSTSNGSLEGLENREGGVCHTRTMKIVMKVQQDPNAVVPEQPTTSRPSKETDNRVKVATQPPRGRGPFNDDNGGKRETGSPSSSSPGGGADGFFSSRVAVFAAIGAGCVIFLLLVIFLTVLLLKLRKRHRKHTQQRTAALALSTLASPKGSGTAGTEPSDIIIPLRTTENNYCPHYEKVSGDYGHPVYIVQEMPPQSPANIYYKV